One Polyangiaceae bacterium genomic window carries:
- a CDS encoding N-acetyltransferase: MNDDIFVRPEDARDIAAIREVNERAFERADEARLVDALRKANAMTASLVAEVDGRIVGHVLFSPVHIDRGGERDMAVGLGPMAVVPEAQRRGIGTALVHAGIERMREAGHGAIVVLGHPSYYPRLGFAPARHFGLRWEVPGHDDAFFAMELRAGFLGARVGVVRYRAEFMQV; this comes from the coding sequence ATGAACGACGACATCTTTGTGCGGCCCGAGGATGCTCGCGACATTGCTGCCATTCGCGAGGTGAACGAGCGCGCATTCGAACGCGCTGACGAAGCGAGGCTGGTCGACGCGCTTCGAAAGGCCAATGCGATGACCGCGTCGCTCGTTGCGGAGGTCGACGGGCGCATTGTCGGGCACGTTCTCTTTTCGCCGGTCCACATCGACCGAGGCGGCGAGCGCGATATGGCGGTGGGACTCGGGCCCATGGCGGTCGTTCCGGAAGCGCAACGGCGCGGAATCGGCACGGCGCTCGTGCACGCGGGCATCGAGCGAATGCGCGAAGCTGGGCACGGGGCGATCGTGGTGCTTGGTCACCCGAGCTATTATCCGCGGCTTGGTTTTGCACCTGCGAGGCATTTCGGGTTGCGCTGGGAAGTGCCGGGGCACGATGACGCATTCTTCGCGATGGAGCTGCGCGCGGGGTTTTTGGGCGCGCGCGTGGGGGTCGTGCGTTACCGGGCGGAATTCATGCAGGTGTGA
- a CDS encoding SAVED domain-containing protein, with the protein MNTLSKNLPRGIILLSQPEHLRLSHDDMLGALPAEYSGLPREHVEIDVTALTRRAPSPYDVGAAQCALVQSVRERLDPVRERYPDYRIVYFGSASIPLTIQLGFLLATWQQIEIVPHHHARRTWGWATDGKVSARLAEVKWPKYRDRTNGDAIIRVSTSHAVDRQVTLRAVPEPLVEIDISLEHPEEDAFTCLAEMHEVAHAFRKALDILGDDFPGVRCVHLFASVQPGMALLLGAQISSSMHPPVQTYRYGRHAEEGPYHMPAILVNGPNRPPPPQLTDEDVARAHRDREHLREDVKRMTSFALRAQRTVPKNWVADALSLPEGHTAFGATWLHLPPMHKTPLPKTTVDVSMRCIDDSFRLNPENAWQIDDHWLARLAKRIPADDERRRALRQLVLHEAVHRGRQTLTRTSSQEIGRFPKVLEEIDYHADVWAMLYEYALTEIISTSSVDKPEQFFRQLVRLATETMWAFDDDGSDLHRIQIRRLNRYLIWYWQYLRLEQAANGGESMTLERTLAILADKPILELAGPPVMTNAERSFFDLDAGRDYVPELAIYHDGRLHRHGTRVDFPIATLLRGVRNRDGNAILDVLRAAFEQTVRS; encoded by the coding sequence ATGAATACCCTGAGCAAGAATCTCCCCCGCGGCATCATTCTGCTTTCCCAGCCCGAGCACCTTCGTCTGAGCCACGACGACATGTTGGGGGCCTTGCCCGCCGAGTATTCGGGTTTGCCCAGGGAGCATGTCGAAATCGACGTTACGGCTCTGACGCGTCGCGCGCCTTCTCCTTACGACGTTGGGGCTGCACAATGCGCGCTCGTGCAAAGCGTTCGCGAACGTCTCGATCCGGTGCGAGAACGATACCCTGATTATCGTATCGTCTATTTCGGGTCGGCGTCGATTCCACTCACCATTCAGCTCGGTTTCTTGCTCGCCACGTGGCAACAAATCGAGATTGTACCGCATCATCATGCGCGGCGTACGTGGGGATGGGCGACCGATGGTAAGGTTTCGGCGCGCCTTGCCGAGGTGAAGTGGCCCAAGTATCGCGACCGAACGAATGGCGACGCAATCATTCGCGTATCGACCTCGCATGCCGTGGATCGACAGGTGACATTGCGTGCCGTTCCCGAGCCGCTCGTGGAGATCGATATTAGCCTCGAACATCCGGAAGAGGATGCGTTCACGTGTTTGGCCGAGATGCACGAGGTTGCTCATGCCTTCCGCAAAGCGCTGGATATCCTTGGCGACGACTTTCCGGGAGTTCGATGCGTGCACTTGTTCGCATCCGTGCAGCCCGGTATGGCGCTGCTGCTCGGCGCGCAAATCAGCAGTTCCATGCATCCACCCGTGCAAACATACCGATATGGGCGGCATGCAGAAGAGGGGCCCTATCATATGCCCGCCATTTTGGTCAATGGGCCGAATCGACCTCCTCCGCCCCAGCTCACGGATGAAGATGTCGCTCGCGCGCACCGTGACAGGGAACATTTGCGCGAGGACGTGAAGCGAATGACGAGCTTTGCGCTGCGTGCTCAGCGCACTGTACCGAAAAATTGGGTCGCCGATGCTCTATCGCTGCCTGAGGGACACACGGCGTTCGGTGCAACGTGGTTGCATTTGCCGCCGATGCACAAGACGCCCCTACCCAAAACGACGGTCGACGTCTCTATGCGGTGCATCGACGACAGTTTTCGTTTGAATCCTGAAAATGCTTGGCAAATCGACGATCACTGGCTCGCTCGGCTCGCGAAGCGAATCCCCGCGGACGACGAACGCCGTCGAGCCCTCCGGCAGCTCGTGCTGCACGAAGCGGTTCATCGAGGCCGTCAAACACTCACGCGAACGTCGAGCCAAGAGATTGGGCGCTTTCCAAAGGTGCTGGAGGAAATCGATTACCACGCCGATGTTTGGGCGATGCTTTACGAGTACGCGTTGACCGAGATCATATCGACATCCTCGGTCGACAAGCCCGAACAATTTTTCCGGCAATTGGTTCGTTTGGCGACCGAAACCATGTGGGCATTCGACGACGATGGGTCGGATTTGCACCGAATTCAAATTCGGAGGCTCAATCGATACCTGATCTGGTATTGGCAATACCTTCGTTTGGAGCAAGCAGCCAACGGCGGAGAATCCATGACACTCGAGCGGACTCTCGCCATCCTTGCGGACAAACCCATTCTGGAATTGGCCGGGCCACCCGTCATGACGAACGCAGAGCGGAGCTTTTTCGACCTCGATGCCGGGCGCGATTACGTCCCCGAGCTTGCGATCTATCACGACGGTCGGCTTCATCGGCACGGCACGAGAGTTGACTTTCCAATCGCCACATTGTTACGCGGCGTGCGAAATCGCGACGGAAACGCGATTCTCGACGTCTTGCGCGCAGCTTTCGAGCAAACGGTTCGATCCTGA
- a CDS encoding AAA family ATPase, whose amino-acid sequence MLLDPTIASELKREHARRLQDGSLPPEPALRRCYETFAAKFGPAALRRLDGIELLEGLHLTSNKDSLVYWLEFKNDDEMPAVFGSIAGGSALKFGLYRRKETGKWMTGSAAEQEELSQDDAIAMARRNRDQLIAAAEVLEQFRLRDGYNYDVLQKDILKVAPDVADVAWGHKYLSLLFPDLLDDYHSRIYQRFHLIKLGQIRFVSFGRYAMAKPFIVIARELGIPINHLTRLLNERHGSPHQYYRVGTSEKTPRDQWLPMRDGNYVAIGWPKLTDLAVIEHSQAGKNQIKALLNKHYPNDPRIVGKFTTQIFKFAKSMEVGDIVLAADGATVLGIGRVKGDYQYSPGLGFPHLRPVDWLSLEQWKMPDPEGLQTTVHSLQKPSLLSEVERRLHGKTKPPTIREDESSGERTMTPPPPLDGISARIEEALLRKGQVILYGPPGTGKTYWAARTARELAARSWYGKKYHDLSDVQVKSLDAAIVTCTFHPAYGYEDFLEGFRPVERQGALGFERRDGVFKKLCDDARATNKNHYLIIDEINRGDIPRIFGELLTLLEDTKRGMEVTLPLSGKPFSVPKNIFVIGTMNTADRSIALLDAALRRRFGFIELMPDTSVLGNAVVKGLPLGQWLIALNGRIMQHVKRDARNLQIGHTYLMYRDSAISDLRRLVQAVRDDLVPLLEEYCYEDYDALEKILGSSLVQRDKRRIDDSLFRPGREDDLIKALLAPSPELETTLAATTAVEEPEADDEGDDESADGAES is encoded by the coding sequence ATGCTTCTCGACCCGACCATCGCCAGTGAATTGAAACGCGAGCACGCGCGCCGCCTTCAAGATGGTTCGCTTCCTCCCGAGCCCGCGCTCCGACGCTGCTACGAAACGTTCGCGGCGAAGTTCGGCCCTGCCGCCCTGCGGCGATTGGACGGCATCGAGCTCCTCGAGGGACTCCACCTGACAAGCAACAAGGACAGCCTCGTCTATTGGCTCGAATTCAAGAATGACGACGAGATGCCGGCGGTATTTGGGAGCATCGCGGGAGGGAGTGCCCTGAAGTTTGGCCTGTATCGGCGCAAGGAGACCGGCAAGTGGATGACCGGCAGCGCGGCCGAGCAGGAAGAATTGTCGCAAGACGACGCCATTGCAATGGCGCGCCGAAATCGCGACCAGCTCATTGCAGCCGCCGAGGTGTTGGAGCAGTTCAGATTGCGCGACGGATACAATTACGATGTGCTTCAAAAGGACATTCTCAAAGTAGCGCCCGATGTGGCAGACGTTGCGTGGGGGCATAAATACTTGAGCTTGCTTTTTCCAGACCTGCTCGACGATTATCATTCGAGGATTTACCAACGATTTCATTTGATTAAGCTCGGTCAAATACGTTTCGTTTCCTTTGGCCGGTATGCGATGGCCAAACCATTCATCGTCATCGCTCGTGAATTGGGTATTCCAATAAATCACCTGACACGGCTGTTGAACGAAAGACATGGCTCACCGCATCAGTATTACCGGGTGGGCACTTCAGAGAAGACGCCACGAGATCAATGGCTCCCAATGCGCGATGGAAATTATGTGGCAATTGGCTGGCCGAAGCTCACGGACCTGGCCGTAATCGAGCACAGCCAGGCGGGCAAAAACCAAATCAAAGCGCTGCTGAATAAGCATTACCCCAACGACCCTCGCATTGTGGGTAAATTCACGACGCAGATCTTCAAGTTCGCGAAGTCGATGGAGGTCGGCGATATCGTGCTAGCTGCAGATGGAGCCACTGTTCTCGGAATCGGAAGAGTCAAAGGGGACTATCAGTATTCGCCAGGACTTGGTTTTCCGCATCTCCGCCCGGTGGATTGGTTGTCTCTCGAACAGTGGAAAATGCCCGATCCCGAAGGGTTGCAGACGACCGTTCATTCGCTCCAAAAACCAAGTTTGCTTTCCGAAGTAGAGCGACGATTGCATGGTAAAACCAAGCCCCCAACCATTCGTGAAGATGAGAGCAGCGGTGAGCGAACCATGACGCCACCGCCCCCTCTTGACGGAATTTCTGCACGCATCGAGGAAGCTCTACTGCGCAAAGGACAAGTGATTCTCTATGGACCACCCGGCACGGGAAAAACCTACTGGGCGGCGCGAACCGCGCGCGAACTTGCGGCGCGGTCGTGGTATGGCAAGAAGTATCACGATTTGTCCGATGTGCAAGTAAAGTCGCTCGACGCCGCCATTGTGACGTGCACGTTTCATCCTGCGTACGGCTACGAGGATTTTCTTGAAGGGTTTCGTCCAGTCGAACGCCAAGGCGCCCTTGGATTCGAACGGCGCGACGGCGTTTTCAAGAAGCTCTGCGATGACGCACGAGCGACCAACAAAAACCATTATCTGATCATCGACGAAATCAATCGAGGTGACATTCCACGCATCTTCGGTGAATTGCTCACGCTGCTCGAAGATACCAAACGCGGCATGGAAGTCACGCTGCCGCTTTCTGGCAAACCCTTCTCCGTCCCGAAAAATATTTTCGTCATCGGCACGATGAACACCGCCGATCGCTCAATCGCGCTGCTCGATGCAGCGCTCCGCCGTCGATTTGGATTCATCGAGCTCATGCCGGATACCAGCGTGCTTGGCAATGCGGTCGTCAAAGGCTTGCCGCTCGGGCAATGGCTGATCGCATTAAATGGCCGCATCATGCAACACGTCAAGCGAGATGCGCGCAATTTGCAAATCGGGCATACCTATCTAATGTACAGAGACAGTGCCATTTCGGATTTGCGTCGGTTGGTCCAAGCCGTCCGCGATGATTTGGTTCCGCTGCTCGAAGAGTATTGCTACGAAGACTACGACGCATTGGAAAAGATTCTCGGTTCGAGCCTCGTGCAGCGCGACAAGCGTCGGATCGACGATTCATTGTTTCGGCCGGGCCGCGAGGACGACCTCATCAAGGCATTGCTTGCACCGTCTCCTGAACTGGAAACCACCCTTGCGGCAACGACTGCGGTCGAGGAGCCAGAAGCCGACGACGAGGGGGACGACGAATCAGCGGACGGCGCGGAATCGTGA
- a CDS encoding restriction endonuclease, protein MNALVNVHLEEWEQRVIGVAPDDPLAGIDISSAADRALIETLSSTGMLEVRELRKGIEITTNSFVGKIRFDAFSAAITPKLGQESFVRLFRYAYGLRDLSLMPTAPFSAGGSLFEDLLPAQLLAEAEELLARGLDRRYVAVEEPLSSPRGRIDMNRIAREGGIVRGSLPCRHHMRLSDCLLNQVLVGGLLLAAGCAQSSPLKIALRKLADVLAVSIRPRPLHRHLVAQAVRNLDRMAAAYAPALTIILLLLDGESPALDDSEQPIRLPGFLLDMNRFFQRLLGRFLRENLEDAQVVEEESLKDLLRYAPGQNPRNRRAPRPRPDFAIKTAEGKRLLFDAKYRDLWARSLPREMLYQLAMYALSQPRGAVATILYPTMVDEARPARIEISEPLSGWDRASIVLQPVHLTELDRAIAGDRATARERQELARRMFFPMGGDSAIR, encoded by the coding sequence GTGAATGCTTTGGTCAACGTGCACCTCGAGGAATGGGAGCAGCGCGTAATTGGCGTCGCTCCCGATGATCCGCTTGCTGGGATCGACATTTCGAGCGCAGCAGACCGAGCGCTCATCGAAACGCTCTCGAGCACGGGCATGCTCGAGGTCCGCGAGCTACGCAAGGGCATCGAGATAACGACAAATTCGTTTGTCGGCAAAATCCGGTTTGATGCATTCAGCGCCGCGATTACGCCCAAGCTTGGTCAGGAGTCATTCGTGCGGCTTTTTCGGTACGCGTATGGTCTCCGCGACCTCTCGCTGATGCCGACTGCGCCTTTTTCAGCGGGAGGGAGCCTGTTCGAGGACCTGCTTCCGGCGCAACTGCTCGCCGAGGCCGAAGAATTGCTCGCTCGGGGGCTCGATCGACGATACGTCGCCGTCGAAGAACCGCTGTCGAGCCCTCGGGGCCGCATCGATATGAATCGCATTGCTCGCGAAGGCGGAATCGTTCGCGGGAGCCTTCCGTGCAGACACCATATGCGCCTCTCCGATTGTTTGCTGAACCAAGTGCTGGTTGGAGGGCTTCTTTTGGCCGCTGGTTGTGCACAGAGTTCCCCGTTGAAAATCGCTTTGCGCAAGCTCGCCGATGTTCTCGCTGTTTCGATTAGACCGCGGCCATTGCATCGGCATCTTGTTGCCCAAGCGGTGCGGAATTTGGATCGAATGGCTGCGGCCTATGCTCCGGCGCTGACGATCATTTTACTGCTCCTTGATGGCGAATCGCCAGCGCTCGACGACTCGGAGCAACCCATTCGGTTGCCGGGATTTTTGCTGGACATGAATCGTTTTTTTCAGCGACTTCTCGGGCGATTTCTTCGTGAAAACCTCGAGGATGCCCAAGTTGTCGAGGAGGAATCGTTGAAGGACCTGCTCCGTTATGCGCCCGGGCAGAATCCGAGGAACCGTCGTGCGCCAAGACCAAGGCCAGATTTTGCGATCAAAACGGCGGAAGGAAAGCGGCTTCTTTTCGATGCCAAGTATCGCGATTTGTGGGCGCGGAGTCTGCCGCGAGAAATGTTGTACCAGTTGGCAATGTACGCGTTGAGTCAGCCGCGCGGCGCAGTTGCGACGATTCTGTATCCGACGATGGTGGATGAAGCGCGGCCGGCGCGGATCGAGATCAGTGAGCCCTTGAGCGGATGGGATCGTGCATCGATCGTGCTGCAACCGGTGCACCTCACGGAGCTCGATCGGGCCATCGCCGGGGATCGCGCGACGGCGCGGGAACGACAAGAGTTGGCGCGAAGGATGTTTTTCCCGATGGGAGGGGATTCGGCGATTCGTTGA
- a CDS encoding alpha/beta hydrolase, which yields MAPAPPVPSASAPSASAPSASAPVAAVPAIEPGPAVVERFEVPGDRPASIVKSADGRPPRLVFFPGICSNGGAYLYGFAEAARAHGGAIAIDGDRPCGNLRDFSSITSDPDHEEPRFYAALRAAGVADPQNHEVILVGYSLGATLIENLVKKSPERYPRVILIGSPRDPRLDRLQGARAVVTMSCSQDVPGRMKGASKRLTAAGIASMYLEMPRCTHGHIEDGDRVFGEAFSWLDGIARDHR from the coding sequence ATGGCACCCGCTCCCCCGGTTCCATCTGCGAGCGCTCCGTCCGCGAGCGCTCCGTCCGCGAGCGCCCCCGTCGCGGCTGTACCTGCCATCGAGCCTGGTCCTGCGGTTGTCGAACGATTCGAAGTCCCGGGCGATCGCCCCGCGTCGATCGTGAAGAGCGCCGACGGACGACCTCCGCGACTCGTCTTTTTCCCTGGGATTTGTTCGAATGGCGGGGCGTATCTTTATGGATTCGCCGAAGCCGCGCGTGCTCATGGCGGCGCCATTGCCATTGATGGCGACCGCCCGTGCGGAAACTTGCGCGACTTTTCCAGCATCACGTCGGACCCGGACCATGAAGAGCCGCGTTTTTACGCGGCGCTCCGTGCGGCTGGCGTCGCGGATCCCCAAAACCATGAAGTCATTCTCGTGGGGTATTCGCTTGGGGCGACCCTCATTGAAAACCTCGTCAAAAAAAGCCCCGAGCGTTATCCACGCGTCATTCTCATCGGCTCACCGCGCGACCCGCGCCTCGATCGCTTGCAGGGCGCCCGCGCCGTCGTCACGATGTCATGCTCGCAGGACGTCCCTGGCCGCATGAAAGGCGCCTCGAAACGGCTCACCGCTGCGGGCATTGCGTCGATGTACCTCGAAATGCCCCGCTGCACCCACGGCCACATCGAGGACGGCGACCGCGTCTTTGGCGAGGCGTTTTCGTGGCTCGATGGCATTGCGCGTGATCATCGCTGA
- a CDS encoding nucleotidyltransferase, producing MDIQSLFRKFDDTIKLHRYQENKELTRRGQIILDHVRNNLGVKHTFQPFWQGSYVMGTGVQPINGDYDIDIGIEFNVCWEDHPPVVVKGWVVDALKSLKSTGKLQSEVRWREPCITVFHQLGNEPKYHVDLAIMAKDRYGNGFRLARGKANAAPQDQKWEPDDRRSFVDALDRQFAGTDGEQFRRVIRYLKRWKDVQFPPEGVWAPSGLALTVAASQWFRPAKSGWYPNVDYDDLEALRSLVESIRANFHRRWDARTQRHVHRLKLPFRYAPHDDVMLQMSDEQHQQLYQRLEELSGWLDEARRTRTPVTLRKAFGDEFSER from the coding sequence ATGGACATTCAAAGCCTGTTCCGCAAATTCGACGACACGATCAAACTGCACCGATATCAAGAAAACAAGGAGCTCACGCGCCGCGGACAAATCATCCTCGACCACGTACGAAATAACCTTGGCGTCAAACACACCTTCCAACCATTTTGGCAGGGCAGTTATGTCATGGGCACGGGGGTGCAGCCAATTAATGGCGATTACGATATCGACATCGGTATCGAATTCAACGTCTGCTGGGAGGATCATCCGCCCGTGGTGGTCAAAGGCTGGGTCGTCGATGCATTGAAGAGCCTGAAATCCACCGGGAAGTTGCAGTCTGAAGTGCGCTGGCGCGAGCCCTGCATCACCGTGTTCCATCAATTGGGAAACGAGCCCAAGTACCATGTCGACTTGGCCATCATGGCCAAGGATCGGTATGGCAATGGCTTCCGTTTGGCTCGAGGCAAAGCCAATGCGGCGCCGCAGGATCAAAAGTGGGAGCCCGATGACCGGCGGTCGTTCGTCGATGCGCTCGATCGTCAATTCGCAGGAACGGACGGCGAGCAATTCCGGAGAGTGATACGATATTTGAAGCGCTGGAAGGACGTGCAATTCCCCCCGGAAGGCGTGTGGGCACCGTCGGGACTCGCATTGACAGTGGCGGCATCGCAATGGTTTCGCCCAGCAAAAAGCGGCTGGTACCCGAACGTCGACTATGACGATCTCGAAGCCTTGCGGTCGCTCGTGGAGTCCATTCGAGCCAACTTTCATCGGCGATGGGATGCACGAACGCAGCGACATGTGCATCGATTGAAGCTCCCATTTCGGTACGCCCCGCACGACGACGTCATGCTGCAGATGTCGGACGAACAGCATCAGCAATTGTACCAGCGCTTGGAGGAGCTTTCCGGATGGCTCGATGAAGCGCGACGAACACGCACGCCGGTGACGCTACGAAAGGCATTCGGCGACGAGTTTTCGGAGCGGTGA
- a CDS encoding protein kinase — protein MEVGTIVAHRFVIEALAGEGGMGKVYRALDRELGQHVALKLLAESAAVHATRFAEEARILAELDHPNIVRWIGHGEDAEGQRWLALEWLDGEDLAMRLAHGPLSVEDSLAIGIAAADALAAAHEHGVIHRDIKPSNLFLVGKDPRHTKLLDFGVARRNSATRVVTRSGVVVGTAGYIPPEHIRGEPTDARADVFSLGAVLFECLTGQPAFAGGSMAAVLRRLLVDEPAPLRHVRHDVPPELDALIASMLAKEPSRRPVDAAAVADTLRNACQENFPRRTNDSAGDIAFGDGAQYALPVENADSPLGIEYETTVGGKARRSPSLFVGRDRELNTLLALFEECADEGVARAVLVTGQAGIGKSRLCDEALQRIGALLRETQVWTARGEVARGSSPRSLLGALVREKGIDEGEIAPAFLYLARAALEKGPLILVLDDFQWADASSIVAVDQALDEFRNRPLFVLALARPDAQSRFSRIWAERDALEMQLGGLAARAATRMVQHALGNGAEEAKIAALVDRAGGHPFYLEELIRAAIAGRGNALPAAVLAMVRARLAALTPEERRFLRAASIFGDVFWVRGVLHLLGGGSPTAARTLVDRNFLTRRPTSRWPGEDELSFREPLVCEAVFATVSAADRERGHALATAWLASIEATRASRTDEPRVTK, from the coding sequence GTGGAAGTTGGTACAATCGTCGCCCATCGATTCGTCATCGAGGCGCTCGCTGGCGAAGGCGGCATGGGAAAAGTTTATCGTGCCCTCGATCGCGAGCTGGGGCAGCACGTCGCGCTCAAACTCCTCGCCGAAAGCGCTGCCGTTCATGCCACCCGCTTCGCCGAAGAAGCTCGAATCCTCGCGGAGCTCGATCATCCGAATATCGTACGATGGATCGGGCACGGCGAGGACGCGGAGGGGCAACGCTGGCTCGCGCTCGAATGGCTCGACGGCGAAGATCTCGCCATGCGGCTCGCTCACGGGCCACTCAGCGTGGAAGACAGCCTTGCCATCGGTATCGCTGCGGCCGATGCGCTGGCAGCGGCGCACGAACATGGGGTGATCCACCGCGACATCAAACCCTCGAACCTCTTCCTCGTCGGTAAGGACCCTCGTCACACCAAACTGCTCGACTTCGGGGTAGCTCGTCGCAATAGCGCAACACGTGTGGTCACTCGCAGCGGGGTGGTCGTGGGTACCGCTGGATACATACCACCCGAGCACATCCGTGGTGAGCCGACCGATGCGCGTGCGGATGTCTTCAGCCTTGGAGCAGTGCTTTTCGAGTGTCTTACTGGGCAGCCCGCTTTTGCGGGAGGCTCCATGGCGGCCGTCCTTCGACGGTTGCTCGTGGACGAACCGGCGCCGCTGCGCCATGTGCGGCACGACGTACCACCAGAGCTCGATGCACTCATTGCGTCCATGCTCGCGAAAGAGCCCTCGAGGCGGCCGGTGGATGCCGCCGCAGTGGCCGATACGCTCCGCAACGCGTGCCAAGAGAATTTTCCACGGCGTACGAATGATTCGGCGGGCGACATTGCGTTCGGCGACGGCGCACAGTACGCATTACCCGTAGAAAACGCCGACTCGCCGCTTGGCATCGAATACGAAACGACGGTGGGCGGTAAAGCGCGCCGTTCGCCAAGCCTTTTCGTGGGCCGCGACCGCGAGCTCAATACGCTGCTCGCGCTCTTCGAGGAATGCGCCGACGAGGGCGTGGCCCGCGCGGTGCTGGTCACGGGGCAAGCGGGCATTGGGAAATCGCGGTTGTGCGACGAAGCGTTGCAGCGCATTGGAGCATTGCTGCGGGAGACGCAAGTCTGGACGGCCCGTGGCGAGGTCGCCCGCGGCAGCTCGCCACGTAGCCTACTCGGTGCCCTCGTGCGCGAAAAAGGAATCGACGAAGGCGAAATCGCGCCTGCATTTTTGTACCTTGCAAGGGCCGCCCTCGAAAAAGGACCGCTGATCCTGGTCCTCGATGACTTTCAATGGGCGGACGCATCGTCGATAGTGGCGGTGGATCAAGCGCTGGACGAGTTTCGCAATCGGCCCCTGTTCGTCCTGGCGCTCGCGCGGCCCGATGCGCAGTCGCGATTTTCACGCATTTGGGCCGAACGCGACGCGCTGGAAATGCAGCTCGGCGGTCTTGCAGCACGCGCCGCGACGCGAATGGTGCAGCACGCGCTTGGCAATGGCGCAGAAGAAGCGAAGATCGCGGCGCTCGTGGATCGTGCCGGGGGGCATCCATTCTACTTGGAAGAGCTGATCCGCGCGGCCATCGCGGGGCGTGGCAATGCGCTGCCTGCCGCGGTGCTGGCGATGGTTCGAGCGCGCCTTGCAGCGCTCACGCCGGAAGAGCGGCGTTTTCTGCGCGCGGCGAGCATTTTCGGAGACGTGTTCTGGGTACGCGGCGTGCTTCATCTGCTCGGCGGCGGTTCGCCCACCGCTGCTCGAACGCTCGTTGATCGCAACTTCTTGACACGCCGCCCGACGAGCCGATGGCCGGGGGAGGACGAGTTGTCGTTCCGCGAACCGCTCGTATGCGAGGCGGTATTTGCGACGGTGAGCGCCGCCGACCGTGAGCGTGGACACGCACTTGCCACAGCCTGGCTCGCGTCGATCGAAGCGACCCGCGCGTCACGAACTGACGAGCCGCGCGTCACAAAGTGA